A window of Candidatus Micrarchaeia archaeon genomic DNA:
ACAATTAGCACATCCGGCTCCCCTTCTTCACCGTCAATCGGCTCCATCACACCATTATCGGCTTTCTCAAGGAGCGCTTCACCCCTGAATTCGCAGAAGCAAATCCCCCCGTTCAGTATTTTCGGCAAATAAATATTTTTTCCAAAAATTCCTGCCTTTTCAATCATCTTCCGCGTATCTATCTCGCCCCTGAGCGGGTAATAGAACCCCGCGCTTTCAGCCCTCAGAAATGCATAATCCGCAAACAAGCACCTGAATGCCCGTTCGCTCGCTTCCTCAACCTCCTTCTGAGCAAGCGCATCCCTTTTAGCGAGCATTTCCTTCCGCAGCGCGTTTTTGCTATCCATCCATGTCCACCCTGAACCTCAAAATAGCTGAAATGCCCCCTAGTCCCTTGAGTTCCTGCCCAGGGTCCCCCTCAGAAGAGAAAACCACTACCGCACTCGTTTTTTCCGCACCCTCGGCTAGCGCTTCAACTCCTTTGTCCGCCCGCAGCAATTCGTCCAGCACCATGAAAACCTCAACAGCCCCCATTTCCAGGGCTTTCTTGCTCTCCTCGCGCCCGTACGCCGCGAGCCCATCCTCCTTGTTTATGTGCACCTTCAGCCGGTTCATGAGCTCAGCTTCCTTTTCCATCCTCGCCTCACCCATCAGCCTCCCGACTATACCTCTCTTGAGCAGTTCATTCACGCCATTCCGTTCAGCATACGAAACATTCTCAAAAGAAACTCGTTTCAACAAT
This region includes:
- a CDS encoding 5-formyltetrahydrofolate cyclo-ligase, whose product is MDSKNALRKEMLAKRDALAQKEVEEASERAFRCLFADYAFLRAESAGFYYPLRGEIDTRKMIEKAGIFGKNIYLPKILNGGICFCEFRGEALLEKADNGVMEPIDGEEGEPDVLIVPGLAFDLEKHRLGFGKGGYDRYLSNSSAVSIGLCYKWQVLGKLPREEHDMQMDKIIAEEWVIE